TTTGTAGTACATTTTACGTGTGCTCTACTGATATTATTGAGCATTCATCTGAACGTTTTTCCCTACTAAATCAAATGCTTCAGAGAAATTGAAGTTTATTTCATCTGCACAGTACGCTTGATGAACCAAACGTGTACTCTCATTAAAGGAGGAAATCAGTTTtatgctgtttaacattctcATTGGCAGTTAATGGACTGGAGAGTATTTCATCACTGCTTGTGATAGGAGTACCTCatactgcttctttccaaatgcgGAACAAAACTATTTCTGCAACACACCTACATTTTCTGCAACATTAAGaaatttcctttctccctctaggAATTGGCCTAAACCTTTTCTAGGATTTTTCTTGTTCTTAATGTCCTTAATAACCTCCTTTTTGTTATCCTTTGCCCCACCAAGCATGtatttttccctgatgtctttaaCATCCCTTATAAATTTCCATACCTTCCAAATTGTATTGCTTACTAtctatttcctctttttttccatttgtataTATTGCTTTTTCCCAAATAATTGTTGCCTTCACTTTACCACTGAACTGGGTTTTTAGCCAAAGTTCTTAAAGAACTCCTaattttcattcccatttttcgGTTAAATATTTTCCTCCCAATCAGTTTTGCTGATAATTTTCCTCagtctcattttttattttgttctcctCTATCATATGCCCATTTGTGACttgttggatcacagaaacccccttgggaactgccaaatGATGTGCCAAGAcgacttctgcccctgctttcctgccctggcagcttaggactccagcaccTTGCCTGGTTTGAGGCAGATCTGCTAGCCtgttgcaaacacagacccagggtctcaaCCACataccccaaagctgcaggcttaaatgaaagcaacttacagaagtgttcctgtctttaacactcagatgcctaactcccagtggggtctaaaccccaaataagtCCGTTTTGCCCCGTATAAAGCTtttacagggtaaattcataaattattCACCATCTATAACACTGgtaagagatatgcacagctgtttgccctccccaggtattaatacgtaCCCTGGGTTAATTaacaagtaaaaagtgattttattaaatacagaaaggaggatttaagtggttccaagtagtaatagATGGACCAAAGTGAATTacccagtaaaataaaataaaacccacaaatctaaacctaatacagtaatacaactgaatacaggtaaaatatcacccttagagatgtttcaataagtttcttttctcagtctggacaccttcctagtctgggcacaatcctttcccctgatacagcccttgttccacctcaggtggtagctaggggattccttaTGATGGCTTCTCTCTTTGTTCTCTTctacccacttatatatctttgcATAAGGAGAGAATTCTTTGTCCTTCTGGCTTCCCACCTCTCCTCACCGGagaagcaccaggttaaagatggaatccagttcaggtgacatgattacATGTCACTGTTAAACCCCAAGCTTCATTCCTCCCAGTCTGACTCCTGGGAAGGCTTTTCGGCAAACAGAGCCcaagtcaattgtcctggttgatgggacccatcaagattccaaaccaccattaattgcccacactttgcataattacaataggccctcagagttatagttgatatttctagttttagatacaagaatgatacatttatacaaatagcatGATCACACTCAGCAGATTGTAAGCtttgaaatgataccttacaagagacattttgcatgaggcatattccagttacactatattcactcattagcatattttttataaaatcatatagactgcagcGTCACACCGTTCTTTGTCTTgttctctaaactaaacagttCCAAACTTTTCAGTCTGCATATGGTAGTCTTCCCCATTCTCAGAGCCTGTCTTGGAAATCTCTTTCTGTCTGCTTTATCTTTCAGATACTGGGTTACAAAAACTGAGCACATATCCAGAGCAGGTTATTCTTCATCTCTCTCCTTAGACATCCGGACATTGTCTTTGTTTTCACCACTACTGCAGATCAGCAGGTGTTTCCATGGAGCTGCTATCAGTGATGACCAAGACTTTTCCCTGAGGTGTGTTCTAGTTGGGATGTTTTCCCCTGGCACATGTCTTGGcaaaagtttgggttttttttccactctCAGATTTTCAGTAACTAGGTGAATGGGAAACTCCCTACAGCATGGATTCTCTAGCCTGGTTTTCATTGCATTAAGGCTATGTGTACATTGGCAGATATTTTTGCCAACAGCTTGGTCAATAACCAAAAAGTCTTTAAAGAAAATCATTGTTGCTCGTTCACACTGTCTTTCTCTTTCAGCATAGTGGGGTGGTTGCTGCAACAATgagagcaatgcactgtgggtagctatcccacagttcggCTCTCCATCTTGTGCCAGTAGgggttgtgggaaggtggagtggATCACAGCGCATCATGGATTCAAGCTCTATGTTTCATGATGCGTTGTTTTCCGTCCCAGCATTCCATGTTTTCTCATCTCCAATTCATAGCACTTTTCAACATCCCTTGTTTTCTGCTCAGCTTGTCACCTCTGTTTGCATGAATGGATCCCACGCTGCTCTGCAATGAGCAGTGGAATCAATCTTGAAGTTGCAAAGGCAACAGGAGTCACAGTTGCCTGACACACTCCCCAACATGGATAGCAGCAGCATTAGgttgcttttggcattcatggaACAGCTGAACATGGTGGAACATTATTTTTGGGCTCGAGAAATTGTTATGTAGGTCtggaatgatgagcagtggctgcagatctttcggatgaggaaagtcACCTTCCTGAAACTGTGTGTTCAGCTAGTCCCAGCCCTGAGATGCAAGGACAcccaaatgagagctgccctcttgGTGGAGAAGCACCTCGTGATTGCAGTGTGGAAACTGGCGACTCCAGGCTGCTACTGGTTGGTTGAAAATCCGTTTTTCAGTCAGGAAATCAGCCTTTGGGGATGTGTAAtatgtggatggctttgcagaaatgggtttccctaactgtggaggggtgatagatggcatgcatattccaattttggcaccgaAGTACCTTGCAATATTGTAATTAAATCAGAAGCGGAACTTCTCTATGGTGTtacaggcacttgtggatcaccgtggcaTTTAACTGACATCAGAGCAGGGCGGTCCAGAGAATTTCATGATGAATGAATATTTAGGAACACTAGCCTTTACATAAAGCTGCAAATGGTGACTTTCTTTTCAGACCAGAAGAACCCTGTAAGGATGTTGAAatacccattgtgatcctgggagacccgaCGTACCCCTTAATGTCATGACTTATGAAGCCGTAAATGGGAAACCTGGATAGCAGTAAGGAACATTTCAAAAATAGGCTGAGTAGGTGCAGGATGacagtagaatgtgcatttggcatgTTAAAAGCGCGCTGGCGAGGCCCTTATGACAGGTTAGacctaaatgaggaaaatattcccatggtcatagccatGTGTTGCATATTGCATTATATTTgtgcagaaaagggcaaaaagtTTGCTCAGGGGTGCACTGCTGATGCAGAAcacttggctgctgattttgagcagccagacaccaaggttATTAGAAGGGCACAATGGGAGGCAATTTGAATCAcggaggctttgaggcaacactttgGAGTTGAGAGGCAGTAACGTTTGTTAAGTATTGGGGGTAGCTGtattaatctgtatccacaaaaacaacaaggagtccagtggcaccttaaagagtaacagatttatttgggcataagcttttgtgggtaaaaaacctcacttcttcagatgcaagatgCACTTCTTCAGTAACGTTTGTTGTTATGCTTGGAACTGTAATGCATAATGAAGTCCAGTTTTGTTCAAGCCCAGGATTCAATGTAAGGAAATGATAAAACTGCTTACTTGTTCACTGTTGCCATCGTAACTTACACAGAAACAAATATAGCATGCTTATTATTCAAATAACTTTGCCTTTCTTACCCAAAAAACACAACACcatgcagacacacacagacaaactCACCATCTTGGGAGGGGAAGGTACCAGTGGAGGACTGACTTTTGGAGCTGAGCGTCAGTCCAGCTATCATTTGAAAAGCTGTCTGCAGGGATGCAGTGTAGAGGAAAGCATGAAGTCTCAGAAATCGCAAATGGATGTGCAGGTGGAATCTAGGGAGGGCATGGGAAAGAGCTCTGAATGTGATGAAGGGGAAGGCAGACACGCATCTGCCCATTCTGGAGGGTTATGAATGACTGCAGTGTGTTGGTTTGTGGCTCTGAAACTTATCAGCCTCTCTGTTGTGCCCCTAGTGCATgcctcctttccttttctttcctgctTGTCATATTCCATCCACTTCCCCCATTCCGTCTTTTCTGCATCTGAGTGCTGAAGCACCTGCCAGAACATATATTCCTTGCTCTGTCTTGAGCACTTTCTTATCCGATGGAGACGCATGACTGGGGTGAACAGGGTGCCTCCTTTCAAGGAAATATCTGGTGAAGCATGAGCAACAATAAACAATCATTATTGTTAAGTACACATACAGCATTGAAAAGCTACACTAAAATATACCACTGGTAACACATCAATCACTCTCTGGCTGGTCCTTGAGAAGCACAGATGCCAGCTACCACCACCGAGTATATCGTGAGTATACCCAGGAGCAGGGAACATTGTGCATGGGAGAAAAGCAATGTTTAAGGAGTCGCGGGGCACTTCTCAGGGGGGCAATATTCTAAAGTTTCCTACCTTGTTCCACAGTTGGGGGTCATTGTAGCAGATATCTTTGTCCTGAGGGTAAGCAAGGAAGCAAGGATGCATCTACTACACACTTGTggcttcctcccccatccctatgCTGCTTGCCTGTGTGCCGCTTTGGTCCTTGCCCAAGCAATTGCAGAATGGCACAGAAAGTGTTCCTCGATGGGCGAAGGACCAAAGAAGCTCTGCTAAGGAACCTCCAGCACAGGATTGTGGAGTAcctgcaggaaagtttcctagagatctctctggaggattcctgtaACATCTTGTTGTGCATCAAAAACCTCTTCCAACATACTGTCTAGCTGCACGAGAAAATATccagcacacagaaacacagccagaCTTGTATATTTCTCTACCCTCAACACATCTCCACACTTCACAAAGCAAAATCACTTACCAGGGGtgtcctctcctgcttcttgttcatcTGATTGTGACTGCTGAGACTGGTTGGACACCTCTGGAATAGAGAACAGCTCCTGACTGGACACAGCACTGGGCAAAACCAGCATGGGCTCCACATCTTCTACCTTCATTCTTCATAGATGACTTCCTCCTCTGGATTAAGTCAAGTTTCTGTCAGTTCCAGCCCCACCAatgaatccacagggttcttggCTATTGAGGTGGGGTCACCTCCATGGATAGCGTCCAACTCCTTATAAAAACGGCAGGTCTGGGTCACAGCACTGGAGCAACcatttgcctcccttgccttctggtatgcctacCGCAGCTCCTTCACCTTTGCTCTGCAAAGCATAGCCCTTTTCCCACAAGCTGAGCAAAATCGGCCCATAGGCATCAAATTTGCTACATCTGGAGCAcaactgggactgcacagcttcctatCCCCAAATACTGAGTAGATCCAGCAGTTCTGAAGTGGTCCAAGTGGGAGGGCAATTGCTGCGTGGATTCATCATGGTTATCTGGGAACATGTGATGTGAGCTCTCCACGCCGAGCAAACATGAAGAGGAATTTCAAATTTCCCAGGACtttagggggtggggagaagatgtTTAACTGGAAACAGGGTAACAGAGCTGAAACGtctgaccagagtggtcaggatgggcattgcgGGATACCTTCTGAAGGCCTATTACTGTGATAAAATCAAgtgcaagtgtctacactggcactttggtAACAAAACTTTAGATTAAAAAGCCTTACAACTTTTGTCAAGGTGTTTTTTTAATCTCACTGAAACAGAGGAGTTCAGTCATTGAAAGTGGCTTTGCAGAGTAtacacctccactgtttcttCACCAAAAGCTGCCTTTGGGTGAAAAAACTTcgcagtatagacaagccctaaggaacAATGATGGATAACCAGTATCCACACTCATGTTTCCTGCTGGTTCCTTTAAAGATTTTACACACCAAGATGTGTAGGAATTATTGATGCATGGAGAACCATAAAATATGGAATTGACATTAGTAGGGTCAGTTGTTCACAATTCATTTATCTGAGTAATGAAAATGTCATCTTCCTGTGTGTGAAGAGCAATTAATCTGCTTCACCCATGAGAACAGCCTCCAGTAGTGCATGTTGTGTCTCATATTAACTTTGTCTCTCCAACAGGCATTTGTACTGCAGCCATCACCCTAGAGCCTGAACACAGAAAGAAATTCAGGGGAATGTACATTAGATGCTGGTTACAGGGTTCTGCCTCAGAGTTATATACCTTCTtccctactccatgtcagattccaacacaaccgacttcaccaacccctccacattcatcctgctgggcattcctggcctggaggtggcCCATGtatggatctccatccccttctctgtCACTTACGCCATAGCCATTTGGGGAACATCAGCATCCTGTTCATTGTAAATATGGAGCTGAGCCTCCATATACCCATGTACTATTTCatctgcatgctggctgtcactgACCTGATCCTGTCTACTTCCATCCTGCCCAAAacactgagcatcttctggttcaattccagggagatagGTTttagtgcctgcctcacccagatgtacttcattcactgcttcacATCAGTGGAGTCTGGGATCTttgtggccatggcttttgatcgtTATGTGGCCATCTGTGATCCTCTGAGACATTCCATCATCCTGACAAACCCTGTGGTGGCCAAGATCAAACTGGCCGTGGTTCTGCGTGGCTTCATGCTCATGCTGCCCCATCCTTTCCTGGTGAGGCAGTGGCCATATTGTAGAACCAATATCATCCCCCACTCATACTGTGAGCACATAGCCATGGTGAAGCTGGCctgatcctcagggccatcttcagtctccccacaaaggatgcccggctcaaaacttttgggacctgcagctcccacctttgTGCCATCTTATCCTTTTACATCCCAGCTGTCTTCTCCTCTCTCACACATCAGATTGGCCACAATGTGCCCCTGCATTTCCATGTTCTCATGGCCAATGTTTACCTCCTGGTGCCCCCCATGCTAAATCCCATCATCTATggggtgaggaccaaacagatccgggACAGGCTGCTCCCACTCTTTACTTATAAAGAAACTAAAGTTTTCTCCTGGTGTTCTGGCTCTCAGACCAAGTTCCGTGCTGAGCTGACTGGTGACACAGTGCTGGGCTCCCTTCCCTGAATCACTGACTGGCCAGTCAAAGAGACATTCAACTCTTTCCTTGCCTTACTGTGCTGTGTAAGCCTGATAAACTGAGGAATTCATCTGTGCACAACTCATTAACTTATagagttgccacctttctaattgctgataATTGGACACCTGACACCCCCTTGTCCTGGCTAGTTAGTCTGTCTCAAACCAGGCAggacactgaagtcctaagctgccagggcaggaaagcagaggcagaagtagtcttggcacatcaggtggcagatcccatggggtttctgtgatccagcccatcacagaCCTGAACATTGCTGTGTCTCAAAAGCACACACATACAGCATCTGGGACCCAAATACAGCCACTGGAGGGTATCATACTATATGCCTatttcatagagctggaagggaccctgaaagatcatcAAGCCCAGCCTCCTACCTTTActtgcaggatcaagtactgattttgcttcagatccttaagtggccctcTTTAGGAATTGAACTTACAACCATGGGTTTAacaggttaatgctcaaaccactgagctaaccctcCTCCCTCACCAACCATCTAATACCCCTTGCAGGATACTACCTGGGGTTTATGGCCATCTGGGCTGGAGGGTACCAATGTAGCAAATTAATTAAAAGTGTATTGGCCCTTGAGAGCCACCTGGCAGACAATTTTGGCAGACTGCACACTGGGCTGGTGTACTCTTACTATCAGGGGAGTGGCTAAAGGAGAATGGACCTCAGCCATCCTTTTACAGCcagggtttgggggtggatgTAAGTGGAAATGGTCCCAAGAACCCATTTTTcaagtagtaataacaaataaTGACATATGATTTCTAATGGGATCCGAGGTATCCTACCCACAGATGGGTCTTGCATGGGTGGGACAGAGAAGTACCTGGAAGGGCTGGCCACAGGAACCACTACCCCTGCAGTGTTCAGAACCAGTACCCCCTCAGCACTGGGTGGAACAGGGAAATAAAATTTGCTGGGAGAGATTGGCCGTGCTTAATGGCCAGATTCTGGAGGGTGGAAGGCGTGTGTAGTGGGTGGGATTTGGACCAGGAGACTTTTCCTTGCAGCTGGGAAACTTCACTTATCAGATCCATATACCAGCTATGCATCGGCTTAATGTAACTGGACACCCAACAATACCTACTAACTGGACTAACCACCTGGATAAATTGGGACCATGTGATACAGCTACCCCGGGAGCCCAGGCTGAGCATCTCTGAATGCAGATTTTGGAAGCCAAGAAGAATTCATTTGAAGAATGAATGCCTTCCACCTGGCTACTGAACTACCTGCTGATTGTGCTTGAACTGATATTGCCTGTGCCCTTCGGACAAGCCTAATGGACACTTATTCACTTCTTGGTTATATTGCTCATGTTGTAAAAATATTAGTCCTATTAATCATAATATTGATCATATTCACGGGATGTTTGGAAATTATGTGCTGCCTTAGCTTCTCCCCAAAAGCCATATTTGTAAATTCAGTAGCTTATCCCTTTATGACCTGTCTTCTCCCTCTCCTCGTAGCATGTCAATGTTTCAAACAGCAGCCATGCTTTTGGCACCATCCCATAAGTGTTTGGCcaagcttttttttatttttaggggaAGCCCAGGCCCTCTGCTGTGCTAACCTAATAGTGGCTTTTTTTGAGCAATTAGGGTATATAGAGGTAACCTGGAAGCCAGATAAGGGCAGTGTGAACCTGACAGTTTTATAGTAGCATTGAGCAGGGTTTATTGAAATGttaacacattttgtttttgagaagGCTTGTAGCATATTTGCTGACTGAATAATAGCACATTTTTTTTGGAAGGCAGCAGCATTAAACGCATAGGAAGGAACATGTTGCAATGTTGCAATAGGTTAAATTATTAGTTACTGGGAGCAATCCAGTACAGGCATACATTTCTGTGGTGGAGCAAGCCCTTTGGGTATGTTTGCTTATTTACCAATTGCTTGATTAAATAACAGTAAGGGCCTACTTTATTTGTTACACTGAAGAGTTTAGGGGAGGCCATTATATTTACCCCAGTATGGACTTTTATAGAACCATACAGTTGTGCATTTTGGGGCATATTTGGAGAGAAAGCCTTTGGTGCTATTACtgctgttttatttgttttttacttaACCACCCGCtaatatgaaatattttggagtttaaaatatatgtattttgaaCAGTAATTCAGTAGGTTACTAAGATGTGAAGGTTTTGGCCATTGGGTTTTATTGGAATATGCTGATGCATCCTGGGGTTAACAACAGGGATAGAGGTGGTAACAGGGATAGGAGCAGGGgaatgggacaagatccttttgaCAGTCACGGAACATGGAAACCCTAACATCACCTGCcaagagattccactgctgtaatctggagcccaacagctctgccttactcttgggtagttccaaatccttgacaagatcattcagttcaccttgtgttatgaggtgtggttcagaggaggaagatgggagaaaatgtgggtcctgtgacattgatggttcaggaccagaagtttcatcctcttcctcttcctcgtctgactcaagtgagaaggattctggtgaACCAGGAaatggcagtccttctccgtgggttactgggcgtatagctgatagaatgtttggataatgcacagtccactttttcttctttgacacacctttcccaactggaggcaccatgcagaagtaacaattgctggcatgatctgttggctctctccaaatcattggcactgcaaaaggcatagatttccttttcctgttcaaccactggcgaagatttttTGCACacgtgttgcagcatatgtgtgggccccacctcttgtcctgatctccaattttgcagccaaaataaaggtgataggctttcttaaccatagtggttatactgtgcttttgtgatgcaaaagttacttcaccacaaacatagcagaagttatctgcactgttcacacaagtacgaggcatctctgctcactttggctaaacagaaatgtgtccctttgcaaaatcaaacactgacaaagaagagagcatgacactgtatgatttctagagctgatatagggcaatttgttcagcagagtgatgtaagcttcgttatgattgcatcatccatgacttctaggaataacatgatgcaattcatatcatgtatgatgcaataccagcttcagattgcatcattcattgttttgcctcaaaagcaagtactgtccaaacccagtcatagatttattcatagatccagttaaagatgtattttagtcatttctggtttaaattgagatcccttccctttataactcacttatcctccgccattcccaagtcaagggtcgtatatactgatccaatagcatatcttgaaaactagagccaatcaacaatttaaagcatcattttcgttctcagtgacccagaattagtaaagttggactacatttatttcagaagcattttggctgtagagcagtgttattggcCATAGACTTGTATCTTATACCTGTGTTGTATGCTTGGGTAACACCACACAGATAGCATTTACATGAAGGCCAGAAAGATCTGTGTTGATGGCTTTCCAGGACACTTAGCTCTCACAACGGGCTGTAGAAAAAACACACCTCAGCAAGAATTTGGGCAATGGCTGCCCTTGTGGGTCATCAAAGCACTTCAGGACATGTGacatgctcatgtgaccctggactccaacttgggccagtaactttccatgaACTTTCCAGGGGCTATGAGCTTTGTATGGGACAGTAAAATTCCATGCACAGAGCAGAGGATATAGAAGGACCCCCAAGACATTTCCATCTTGTCTTCATTTCCTGCCACATTTCTCTGGATTGGATTTCTAACAAGGAAGTTCTGAACAAGGACTGATAACCCCCAACCTGATCGGGTGGTTCCAGGGAGACTTGCAagctagcagtttattccatcactgctgtgGTCCTGATCTCTGCACACTGAAAAATCACTTGAATGTATCTGATCTGTTAACCATTTAtagctcttcttttcttttcttattaacCCTTTAGTTTTTAATTGCTAAAGGATTGGGAGCTGTGTGATCATTGAGTAAGATCTGAGTTCTATATggcctggctatgccactgatcTCTTGGGATTGGAAGGAGCCTGTATCTGATTAAACCAGCTTTCAGTAACCCCTCATCATACACTCCAGTGTCCCAGCGGTGAGCCAAGGGCTgggatgcctaaggagactgtTTTTTTGGTTTCTGTTAGCCagggtggtgagacagaagtttccTCTTGTTACTGACTTGGTATAATTTAATGATAGAATAACCACAGTTTGGGGTgaatctgccctatttctcagcagttggtcctgaatttggcatcctcagctgtGTCCCACTGAGGCATGGTGACACATGGACACAGAGTTCACTGTTGATTGGTGCTTCACAGACTATTGCTTATTACTCCCAGGAAGTATCCcccttttacaaatgaggaaactgaggcagcaggaagGGCTAGTCTCTCTCACATCAGGCTTGTACAGtccctgcagcagcacaaagGCCTAGTGCTCTCTCTCCACTGGTTTATATAGTGCAcaagatctcccctgatttcagtggggtggcACCCACTTACACCATAGGAGGAtttggccctgtcataaacagatagctaagggttaatgtctctttcacctttaaagggttaagaaacagtgacctgaaacacctgaccagaggaccaatcaggagaaaagatactttcaaatctgtgtggagggagttttgggtgtgagttctttgttctttgtctgttttctttctgggctctgagagtgaccacacgaatctccaggctctttaatcttctgtttccaattgtaagtacagcggtagaaagacaatataggcttttacattgtttttctgtatttgcaaatgtgtagtctgctggaaatagtttaaattgttttttttctggataaggctatttatccattttctataagctaaaagaccctataatgtttaccatctaaactgcagagataaaccttttacttttttctttcttttttttattaaaagctttgctttaagacctgtttgatttttttctcctagttaaggctcaaaggaactgaatctgtgtacaccagggaattggtggggagaagggaaagagaaggataAGATTCCTCtttgtgggcttgtctacatcagaaagttgcagcgctggtgagggagttacagcgctgcaacttaggaggtgtacacatctgcagggcaccaccagcgctgcaactccctgtttgcagcgctggccgtactcccgttttgtctcgggtgtagaggatccagcgctggtaatcaagtatagacacttaccagcgcttttcttgacctccgtggaataagcaggtatcccagcatacctgaggaagcctctggtaatcaaactggtctccttccccagcttgctctcgcgttccccgaaccccgagcaagcaggtctccttccctgaggtttgctgggtggttccgggaacgcgagagcaaaccgcggcgaagctggtctcctttcccggtttgctatcgcgttccccgaacaagcaggtctccttccctgcgatttgcagggtggttcggggaacgcgagagcaaaccgtggcgaagctggtctcctttcccggtttgctctcgcgttcctcgaacaagcaggtctccttccctacggtttgcagggtggttcggggaacgcgagagcaaaccgcggcgaagctggtctcctttcccggtttgctctcgcgttccccaaacaagcaggtctccttccctacggtttgcagggtggttcggggaacgcgagagcaaaccgcggcgaagctggtctcctttcccggtttgctctcgcgttccccga
Above is a window of Gopherus evgoodei ecotype Sinaloan lineage unplaced genomic scaffold, rGopEvg1_v1.p scaffold_64_arrow_ctg1, whole genome shotgun sequence DNA encoding:
- the LOC115643604 gene encoding LOW QUALITY PROTEIN: olfactory receptor 52M1-like (The sequence of the model RefSeq protein was modified relative to this genomic sequence to represent the inferred CDS: inserted 2 bases in 2 codons); translation: LLGIPGLEVAHVWISIPFSVTYAXSHLGNISILFIVNMELSLHIPMYYFICMLAVTDLILSTSILPKTLSIFWFNSREIGFSACLTQMYFIHCFTSVESGIFVAMAFDRYVAICDPLRHSIILTNPVVAKIKLAVVLRGFMLMLPHPFLVRQWPYCRTNIIPHSYCEHIAMVKLAXILRAIFSLPTKDARLKTFGTCSSHLCAILSFYIPAVFSSLTHQIGHNVPLHFHVLMANVYLLVPPMLNPIIYGVRTKQIRDRLLPLFTYKETKVFSWCSGSQTKFRAELTGDTLEEHWLSLPHARYPEEHLPRACYPEEDWPSLPRARFLEEDWPSLPFARYPEKLLEHPCARYPEDQPRLPSAQYPEESMVWDTVEEAGDTQDVGAGS